The Pseudanabaena yagii GIHE-NHR1 genome segment GCTATGCGAGTTTGGGGTAATAACTTAGCACAAGCCAAGTATTTAACCTCAATTCATGTTTGGGAAATACTGGATTTGCGATCGCCGAGGATATGCAGTGTAAAGATAACGCATCTGCATCCTATGTAATCACCGTAAATTGGAAAGATGCTTTATGTAGAAACATTTTATGCATAATTGCAAGTTTTCGGTTCCATGTCCAGCAACTTAGTCTCAGCCCAGGAATTTCTTGGAGTGATGAAAATGTACCGAGAATATGGTGAGGCTCTTTAATTTTCAAAATCGTTGGATCAAGATTTCGGTATTATAGCAATGAACATTTGTTACAAGATTGACAAATCACCTAAGTGGGTGAAGAAATATAACTTTAATTCGTGTGAAGTTTTGGCAGGGTAGATATTAGTTGAGAAAAATAACTAGCTAAAAGCATTGTCCTACTTATCTATTTTGAAATCACACCTAGTGATTTAACATCAATAAAACCTAACAAAGTACGACCAAGAATCTGATGCTAGATTTAGCGAAAATAACTAGTCATCATTAGGGGAAAATATGTTTAACCGCTCTAACTAACCTTACATAGTGATAATCAATGTTAGAAATAGGTTAAATCTTAGGATTATTTCTTTCGTATTTCCATACATTTCCTATATCTGTATAATTTCATTTTGTTATAATTTTGGAAAACTCCTAATATTTCTAAAATTATTTTCAAGTATTAGATAATATTTTTGTCCAATATGTTTAAAAATGTACGACAATAAGAAAGTAATTCTTAAACAGATTAAAACCACCAAATTTGTCAAATCACTCCTTATTAGTTTTAAAGAGAGATTTACAATTTTGAAACCTTGAAATTTCTGATAATCCTATGACAGACACTGTAACTGCTCCTTTAACAGGAAAGGCTCTCCTTCAAAAGGCAAAAGAGCTAAATAACTTGCCTAAACGTGAACAAGCCAAAAAATGTGGTTATTTCACTAGGGGGAAAGATGGCGTAGACCGAGTTAATTTGACAGAGTTTTATGAAGCAGTGCTTGCTGCTAGAGGCTTTGCCATTAATCCTGAACAGAATAAAGATGGTCGTGGACGCGAACCAACTTTCCGTGTTAGCGTTCATAAAAATGGTCAAATCGTGATTGGTTCTACCTATACAAGGTCAATGGGGTTGAATGAAGGGGATGAGTTTGAAATTAAACTAGGATATAAGCATATCCATCTGATTCAGTTGACTAATGATCAACCAGAAGATGGCGAAGAATAAATATATCGATCTACTTCTATATACAAGTTATGTTTAAGCTTATAGTCTGTAAATCATATTTATGAGAAAACTTAGACTTGTATTTTAAGTAACTATTTAACTAGTAAAACTAAGCGAGAAGATTGATACTGCTTAATATGGAGTAGTTCATTTTCTCGTTTTTTTATTTATTCTGATTTTTAATATAACTTTTGCTTTCTAGGATTCCTTTCTATGCAGCTTGTAGATACCCATGTGCACATTAACTTCAAAGATTTTCAGGCTGATCTCAATGCAGTGCGCGATCGCTGGTTGAGTAATGGTGTCACCAAACTCGTACATTCCTGTGTTAGCCCTGATGAATTTCCCCAACTGCAAGCGATCGCCGATCAATTTCCTGAAGTCAGCCTAGCGGTTGGGCTACATCCGTTAGATAAAAATTTGAATACAACGGGTTGGCATCCTGAAATTGGCGATCGCATTAAGTCATTAGCTAGTAGTGAACCGAGGGTAGTAGCGATCGGCGAGACTGGTTTAGATTTTTTTAAGTCAGATAATGAAGCTGCTCAAATCGAAGCCTTTAAATCGCAACTACGCACTGCGCGATCGCTAAATTTGCCCGTGATTATTCATTCGCGTGAAGCCTCAGTCGCGACTCGTCAAGTATTGCAAGAAATTAATGCCGAAGCGCCCCAAGAACCAATTCGTGGTGTAATGCATTGCTGGGCGGGGAATCCAGAGGAAACACAATGGTTTGTAGATCTGGGGATGTATATCAGTTTTAGTGGTGTAGTAACGTTCAAAAATGCCCATGACTTGCATGAGTCAGCAAAATTTGTGCCAAGCGATCGCCTTTTAGTAGAGACCGATTGCCCATTTCTCGCACCAGTACCAAAACGTGGCAAGCGGAATGAACCTGCCTATGTCCTACATGTTGCTGAGCACGTCGCTAAGTTACGAAATGTTGAGTTAGTCACTCTCGCTGAACAAACCACAAATAACGCTTTTACTTTGTTTTCGCTTGCATAAGATGGGTTTAGAAAGGTTGCCAAGCAACCTTTCTAAACGGAGTTTGTATTGAGCGGCACTCGTAAGCTCACTCAACAAACCGCTAAAATTGATTCATGCAAATATATCTAGATCACGGTGCTACTAGCCCTGCGCGTCCAGAAGTCATTGAGCTAATGACAGAAGTAATGCGATCGCAATGGGGCAATCCCTCTAGCCTCCATGCGTGGGGTGAGCGTTCAACAATGGCGATCGAACGTGCACGCTTGCAAGTGGCAAGTTTGTTAAACGCCGATCCTGAAGGCATTATTTTTACTTCGGGGGGAACAGAGTCAGACAATATGGCTTTGATGGGGATTGCGCGGCAATATCGAACACCACAGCACATGATCATCTCATCGGTGGAACATTCCGCCGTGCGTTTGCCTGCTCAATATTTAGAACAACATGGTTGGGAAATTACCAGATTATCTGTCGATCGCGATGGGAAAGTATCGCCTCAAGATTTAGGGCGATCGCTACGTCCTAATACAGTACTAGTGTCAGTAATTGCTGCTCAAAATGAAGTGGGTACAATTCAACCGATTGATAAGCTTGGTCAAATTTGTCGCAATGCTAATGTGCCATTTCATACTGATGCGGTGCAAGCGATCGCGAAGATAGACATCAATGTTCAGACTTTACCGATCGATTTGTTATCTCTATCCGCCCATAAGTTCTATGGCACACAGGGGATTGGTGCGTTATATATTAATCCGCTAATTATTCAAAAACATGGACTAGTTCCCCTCAACCTAGGTGGTGGACAAGAACGTGGTTATCGCTCAGGGACACAGGCTGTTGCCGCGATCGCAGGATTAGGGCTTGCTGCTGAACTAGCCGCCAAGGAATTAATGAGCGAATCACAACGCCTTACAAAATTGCGCGATCGCCTCTATGCATTACTAGATGACATCCCTGACCTCGTTCCCACAGGAAGCTCAGACCGATTACCCCATCATCTGAGCTTCTATCATAAATACCTTGATGGTCGTCGGCTTGTGCGGGAACTCAATTATGCAGGAATTGCAATTAGTTCTGGTTCAGCATGTAGTAGCGGTGCGATCGAGCCAAGCGCCATCCTATTAGCAATGGGATATTCTGATTCCGAAGCTAGAAATAGTATTCGCCTCACCCTCGGCAAATCCACCACCGAAGCCGATATCGAGTGGACAGCATTGGCAATACATCAAATTCTGAGCCGCGTTTAAGAAATATAGCCATAAGGGACTTGCTATTAGTACCTGTGGCTTCGACTCCGCTCAGCCAACGTTAGGGACTTGCTATTAAAGTTAAAGTACCTGTGGCTTCGACTCCGCTCAGCCAACGTTAGGGACTTGCTATTAAAGTTAAAGTACCTGTGGCTTCGACTCCGCTCAGCCAACGTTAGCTGAGCGAAGTCGAAGCTAGATAAATTTGTTGGGACATTTTTTATCCGCAAGAGCATAAGGTAGGTTTGCCTGCTCCGCAGGCAAACCTACCTTATAGTCGTAAATATACTTACGGCACAACGAGAACAGGACAAGGAGAAAGATTGATCACCTTCTGGCTTACGCTGTGCTCCTCAGGATGTTCTTCGGTCAAGCTAACTCCCCGTGAACCCATGACAATTAAATCAGCATTAATTTCATCGGCAAAATCGCAAATTACAAAAGCAGTCTTGCCCTCAGCAACTTTGGTCTGAACGGAAATACCGACTTCAGCAAAATAAGTCTTGACTTCTTCGATTAAATCTTGGGATGAAATGCGATCGCTATCGTTAGCATCAGGCTCCGTAACCGACAGTACATATAGTTGCGCCTGATATTTCTGTACCAGATCGATCGCGACGGCTACAGCTTGGCGGGTTTCTTGACTTCTGTTTAAAGGGAATAAAACAGTTTTAAACATAATTCCTACCTAACACTGCAATTCAGTCAACAAATTTGGGATTTGAGAAATTTTTATTCTCTTTATTCCATTTTAGTAACGAACATGTCGCAAGGATTTAATTTTCTTAATTTTTAACATGATATAGCAATCCTAAATGGTTTGTGGAAGCGCACCCCAAAGGGGTGCGCTTCCACAAACCCAAAAATCTACAAATGATTTAGGACTGCTATAGGTAATTCAGAATAGTTATAAATAAAACCCAGATTGCTATGCCGCCCGCGTAGCGGGCGGCATAGCAATCTGGGTTTTGCTTAACTACTTAGTTATTATAACCAGCTTTACGCGATCCTCCAATGACTAGATAATTCTACTTAGAAACTATTTGTAAAATTCTGACCTTCGCTAAAAATACTGATTGAGTTCCCCTTCCCCCTTATGAGACTACTTTGTATATAAAAGTCATAAAACCTAGTCAAGTCAACATTTATTCGCCCCCTAGCCCCCAATTCTGGGGGAACAAGAAAATAACATTCTTTCAAAGTCCCCCAGAATTGGGGGATTTAGGGGGCTTAGATAAATTGAAACGTAGACAGTTAGACTTGTGCGTACACCGTACCTTGTAAAAGGGAGATATTAAAAAAGCCCCTTTTTTAGGGGAGATTTAGGAGAATCCCAACTGTTCAAACAGACTCTTACGTAGTGATAAAAGTTAAGACTTTTATCACTAGTTACGAATTGCGATCGCCATTGCACTAAAGAGAGAAAATTTATGCCACAAGAATCAAACTTACACAATTCAGACACAGCAACTTCCGTTACATCTGTCACAGAAGAACCTGTTCAAGAAAAGATTACTCTATGGGGAGAGATTATTAAAGGTTGGCATTGGGTTGTATTTATCTGGAAAATGATGGGCAGCTTTGGCGGAATTCGTCAATTATTAAGTTCTATAAAGAAGACCGTGATCATGTTAATTAAACGATTATTAATTCAGTTGCAAACTGATAAACGGTAGTACAGCGCTTTGCATTTTCTTAAAACTCAGAGCAACCTTCAAAAAGCTTACAAAGCAAGCTTTTTGAAGGTTGCTCTAGACTCCACAAAACCTAAATAGGTTGTAATACTTAATAAAATGGATAGGAACGCTTTGCGTCCCTATCCACTTTCTCGACAGTAAACACCAGACTTTACTACATCAGTGCTAACATTGCGAGATATATAAAGAGAAAAAAGTCAAAACGGAAGAAGATTATAGATGGATGCCGTAACAAAAATTATCCCTTTTTATGGCAGGGAAATTAAATTAAGAATTGGCACGTTTGCGCCCCAAGCTGGTGGCTCAGTATTAGTCCAGTGTGGGGAAACTGCAATCTTAGTGACAGCGACCAGAGGTCCTGCTCGTGAAGGTGTAGATTTTGTACCCCTCCTTGTTGATTACGAAGAGCGTTTATATGCGGCAGGTCGGATTCCTGGTGGTTTCCTGCGTCGTGAAGGTAGACCACCTGAAAAAGCAACCCTGATTTGCCGTTTAATCGATCGCCCGATGCGTCCTTTGTTCCCCAATTGGTTGCGCGATGATGTGCAGATCGTAGCAACAACAATGGCGATCGACGAAAAAGTTCCCCCCGATGTGTTGGCGGTAACAGGTGCATCGATCGCAGCCCAAATTGCAGGACTCCCCTTCAGTGGTCCAATGGCAGGTGTACGTGTAGGTCTAGTCGGTGATGAATTTATCATCAACCCTACCTATGCTGAAGTAGAAGCAGGCGACCTTGATCTCGTAGTAGCTGGTACTGCTGAAGGAATCATCATGGTAGAAGCAGGGGCAAACCAGTTGCCTGAAGCGGACATGATCGAAGCGATCGATTTTGGTTATGAGGCTGTGCAAGAGCTAATCAAAGCCCAACTCGATCTGATCCAAGAGCTAGGCATTGCACCACCAGACCTTACACCTCCTGAAACTGATCCAACTCTAGAAAACTTTATTGCGGATCAAGTTAAGGATAAAGTTGCCCAAGTAGTTGCTAGCTGTGAAAGGGATCGCAATGTCCGTGATGCTAACCTCGATGCAATCAAAGCCGAGCTACTAGAAGCGATCGCTGCTTTGCCCGATGAAGATCCGAT includes the following:
- a CDS encoding AbrB family transcriptional regulator — translated: MTDTVTAPLTGKALLQKAKELNNLPKREQAKKCGYFTRGKDGVDRVNLTEFYEAVLAARGFAINPEQNKDGRGREPTFRVSVHKNGQIVIGSTYTRSMGLNEGDEFEIKLGYKHIHLIQLTNDQPEDGEE
- a CDS encoding cysteine desulfurase family protein, coding for MQIYLDHGATSPARPEVIELMTEVMRSQWGNPSSLHAWGERSTMAIERARLQVASLLNADPEGIIFTSGGTESDNMALMGIARQYRTPQHMIISSVEHSAVRLPAQYLEQHGWEITRLSVDRDGKVSPQDLGRSLRPNTVLVSVIAAQNEVGTIQPIDKLGQICRNANVPFHTDAVQAIAKIDINVQTLPIDLLSLSAHKFYGTQGIGALYINPLIIQKHGLVPLNLGGGQERGYRSGTQAVAAIAGLGLAAELAAKELMSESQRLTKLRDRLYALLDDIPDLVPTGSSDRLPHHLSFYHKYLDGRRLVRELNYAGIAISSGSACSSGAIEPSAILLAMGYSDSEARNSIRLTLGKSTTEADIEWTALAIHQILSRV
- a CDS encoding TatD family hydrolase, with protein sequence MQLVDTHVHINFKDFQADLNAVRDRWLSNGVTKLVHSCVSPDEFPQLQAIADQFPEVSLAVGLHPLDKNLNTTGWHPEIGDRIKSLASSEPRVVAIGETGLDFFKSDNEAAQIEAFKSQLRTARSLNLPVIIHSREASVATRQVLQEINAEAPQEPIRGVMHCWAGNPEETQWFVDLGMYISFSGVVTFKNAHDLHESAKFVPSDRLLVETDCPFLAPVPKRGKRNEPAYVLHVAEHVAKLRNVELVTLAEQTTNNAFTLFSLA
- a CDS encoding universal stress protein, with amino-acid sequence MFKTVLFPLNRSQETRQAVAVAIDLVQKYQAQLYVLSVTEPDANDSDRISSQDLIEEVKTYFAEVGISVQTKVAEGKTAFVICDFADEINADLIVMGSRGVSLTEEHPEEHSVSQKVINLSPCPVLVVP